One window from the genome of Pempheris klunzingeri isolate RE-2024b chromosome 7, fPemKlu1.hap1, whole genome shotgun sequence encodes:
- the LOC139203328 gene encoding membrane-associated phosphatidylinositol transfer protein 2-like isoform X1 yields MLIKEYRIPMPMSVEEYRIAQLYMIQKKSREESCGEGSGVEILENKPYTDGPGGTGQYTHKVYHIGMHIPSWFRSILPKAALRVEEESWNAYPYTRTRYTCPFVEKFSIDIETYYKPDTGNQADVFNMSAPEKRQRTIDPIDIVTDPIPPHEYKAEEDTRLYKSVKTQRGPLRDDWIEEYNNNPGKTPIMCAYKLCKVEFRYWGMQSKIERFIHDVGLRKVMVRAHRQAWCWQDEWYGLTMEDIRQLELETQLALATKMAQFSQAEEATEANGGAQSPDKDQEVKEAISCIEAEEVVVSSGGETLQPRGVLTKQWSTSSRSSRSSKRGVSPSRHSISEWRMQSIARDSDDSSDEEFFDAHEDLSDGEEVLPKEIAKWNSNDLMDKIEAAEAEETPGELFKEMTVDYERATSEERLDEESPSQQCLQPSKIHVLILVLHGGNILDTGGGDQNSKQADVNTISTAFDTVMRVHYPAALGRIAIRLVPCPAICAEAFSLVSNLSPYSYDEGCLSSSQDHIPLAALPLLATSAPQYQEAIATVIVRANQVHADFIKSLDGAAFSGQVCLIGDCVGGILGFDALCSSNQTVNESQNSSRRGSVVSVQDQDLLSPGIIVNSGHGSASPTLEASRHLSRSNIDIPRTGTGDDTKRQFPRKRSDSSTYEVDTIKQHQAFLSSLHSSVLRNDAVSRRSSSSTMLDGGSLGKFDFEVSDFFLFGSPLGLVLALRKTVIPMLDVAQLRPACQQVYNLFHPADPSASRLEPLLERKFHLLPPFNVPRYQRFPLGDGNSALLADVVQSHGGVFMDSSYPSSPVTGPLSRGQRRASEVSIASQVSGMADSYTATNIANTKSCLINQSKKLSLLSQLALSSQNKFFLKSPPKSRKNAEAGQAARSPDADLAPQLDGEAETSEGLSPTGQYENCLSAGLDCAISDLVSLDSQAEVEQVAARWWGTKRLDFALYCPDALTAFPTVALPHLFHASYWESTDVVSFLLRQVMRHENSSILELDGKEVSEFTPSKPREKWLRKRTHVKIRNVTANHRVNDAVFTEDSQQVVTGRFMYGPLDMVTLAGEKVDLHIMTQPPSGEWVYFNTEVTNSSGRVSFPIPEDKRLGIGVYPVKMVVRGDHTFADSYLTVIPRGTEFVVFSIDGSFAASVSIMGSDPKVRAGAVDVVRHWQDLGYLIIYVTGRPDMQKQRVVAWLSQHNFPHGIVSFCDGLVHDPLRHKANFLKSLTEAHLKIFAGYGSTKDISVYTSIGLPPSQIYIVGRPSKKMQHQCQFITEGYAAHLSQLEYNHRSRPAKSSSARMVLRKGSFGLGANSDFLRKRNHLLRTISSQPAPSSPTGSIHNRPERTQSQSDGERLDGAYSHSQGATQRSMSITAGCWGRSSSTKLEPGVLSPK; encoded by the exons ATGCTTATCAAGGAGTACCGCATCCCCATGCCCATGAGTGTGGAGGAGTACCGCATCGCCCAGCTCTATATGATCCAG aaaaagagcagagaagagagctGCGGTGAAGGAAGTGGGGTGGAGATTTTAGAAAATAAGCCCTACACAGATGGACCGGGTGGGACGGGCCAGTACACCCACAAGGTCTACCACATTGGCATGCACATTCCCAGCTGGTTCCGCTCTATATTGCCCAAAGCAGCACTGAGGGTTGAGGAGGAGTCCTGGAACGCCTACCCTTACACCCGCACCAG aTACACCTGTCCCTTTGTTGAGAAGTTCTCCATTGACATTGAGACTTACTACAAACCTGACACAGGCAACCAAGCAGATGTCTTCAACATGTCTGCAccagagaagagacagaggactATTG ACCCCATTGACATAGTGACAGATCCCATTCCCCCTCACGAGTACAAAGCCGAGGAGGACACACGGCTCTACAAGTCAGTCAAGACCCAGAGGGGTCCTCTGCGGGACGACTGGATAGAAGAATACAACAATAACCCAGGGAAGACCCCCATAATGTGTGCCTACAAACTCTGCAAGGTGGAGTTTCGCTATTGGGGCATGCAGTCTAAGATTGAACGCTTCATCCATGATGTTG GACTGAGAAAGGTGATGGTGCGTGCCCACCGGCAGGCCTGGTGCTGGCAGGATGAATGGTATGGTCTGACCATGGAGGACATCCGGCAGCTGGAACTGGAAACTCAGCTAGCCCTGGCGACGAAGATGGCCCAGTTCAGTCAGGCAGAGGAGGCCACAGAGGCCAACGGAGGTGCTCAGTCCCCAGACAAAGACCAGGAGGTTAAAGAGGCGATCAGCTGCATTGAAGCTGAGGAGGTGGTGGTCAGCTCAGGAGGAGAGACTCTTCAGCCACGAGGCGTACTCACCAAGCAGTGGTCCACTTCATCCAGATCCTCCCGCTCATCtaagagaggag TGAGCCCATCACGCCACAGCATCTCAGAGTGGAGGATGCAGAGCATAGCGCGAGACTCGGACGACAGCTCGGATGAGGAGTTTTTCGACGCTCATG AGGATCTCTCCGATGGAGAGGAGGTCCTCCCAAAGGAAATTGCCAAGTGGAACTCCAACGACCTCATGGACAAGATTGAAGCTGCAGAAGCAGAGGAAACTCCTG gtgagCTGTTCAAGGAAATGACAGTGGATTATGAAAGAGCAACCAGCGAGGAAAGACTAGATGAG GAGAGCCCGTCACAGCAGTGTCTGCAGCCTTCCAAGATCCATGTgctgatcctggtcctgcatGGAGGGAACATCCTGGATACAGGAGGAGGGGACCAGAACAGCAAGCAGGCTGACGTCAACACAATTAgtacagcttttgacacagtCATGCGTGTTCACTACCCCGCTGCGCTGGGACGCATCGCTATCCGCTTGGTACCCTGCCCTGCCATCTGTGCCGAGGCCTTCTCCCTGGTGTCCAA CCTGAGCCCATACAGCTACGACGAGGGTTGTCTGTCCAGCAGCCAGGACCACATCCCCCTGGCAGCTCTCCCCCTCCTGGCCACCTCTGCTCCACAGTACCAGGAGGCCATTGCGACCGTCATCGTCAGAGCCAATCAGGTGCATGCAGACTTCATAAAGTCTCTGGATGGGGCAGCCTTCTCCGGCCAG GTATGCCTCATTGGGGACTGTGTGGGAGGAATCTTGGGATTTGATGCACTGTGCAGTAGCAATCAGACAGTCAACGAAAGCCAGAACAGCAGTCGCAGGGGCAGTGTCGTCAGTGTACAG GACCAGGACCTGCTCTCTCCTGGCATCATTGTCAACAGTGGGCACGGATCAGCCTCTCCGACCCTGGAGGCCAGCCGCCACCTTAGTCGCAGTAACATCGACATCCCACGTACCGGAACAGGAGACGACACCAAGAGACAATTTCCACGCAAGAGAAGTGACTCTTCCACCTACGAAGTGGACACAATAAAGCAACACCAAGCCTTCCTGTCCAG CTTGCACTCCAGTGTCTTGCGGAATGACGCAGTCTCACGCAGGTCGAGCAGCAGCACTATGCTGGATGGAGGCTCCCTGGGGAAGTTTGACTTTGAGGTGTCCGACTTTTTCCTGTTTGGCTCTCCACTGGGCTTAGTGCTCGCTTTGAGAAAGACTGTCATTCCTATGCTGGATG TGGCCCAGCTGCGGCCTGCCTGTCAGCAGGTCTATAACCTGTTCCACCCAGCCGATCCCTCAGCCTCCCGCCTGGAGCCTCTACTGGAGAGGAAATTTCACCTCCTGCCACCCTTCAACGTGCCCCGTTATCAACGCTTTCCCCTGGGAGATGGAAACTCTGCCCTACTGG CAGATGTTGTTCAGTCTCATGGTGGTGTCTTCATGGACAGTTCGTACCCCTCATCCCCCGTAACGGGCCCCCTCTCCCGGGGCCAGCGGAGGGCCAGTGAGGTCAGCATTGCCAGCCAGGTCTCAGGAATGGCAGACAGTTACACTGCCACCAACATAGCCAACA CCAAATCATGCCTAATTAACCAATCCAAAAAGCTCAGCCTTTTGTCCCAACTCGCCCTATCATCACAAAACAAATTCTTCCTGAAAAGTCCTCCTAAGTCCCGTAAGAATGCAGAGGCTGGCCAGGCTGCAAGATCTCCTGATGCAGATCTAGCGCCACAGCTGGACGGTGAGGCAGAGACTAGTGAAGGTCTAAGTCCCACTGGCCAGTACGAGAACTGCCTGTCAGCCGGGCTGGACTGTGCTATATCTGATCTGGTCTCGCTGGACTCCCAGGCTGAAGTGGAGCAAG TTGCAGCACGTTGGTGGGGCACAAAGCGGCTGGACTTTGCCCTGTACTGCCCCGATGCTCTGACCGCTTTCCCCACAGTGGCTTTGCCGCACCTCTTCCACGCATCATACTGGGAGTCCACTGATGTTGTGTCTTTCCTTCTTAGACAG GTCATGAGGCATGAAAACTCTAGCATCCTGGAGCTTGATGGGAAAGAGGTGTCTGAATTCACTCCCTCCAAACCTCGAGAGAAGTGGCTCCGCAAGAGGACACACGTGAAGATCAGG AACGTGACGGCCAACCACCGTGTAAATGACGCAGTGTTCACAGAGGACTCCCAGCAGGTTGTGACAGGCCGCTTCATGTACGGCCCTCTGGACATGGTCACTTTGGCCGGGGAGAAG GTTGACCTCCACATCATGACTCAGCCTCCATCAGGAGAATGGGTGTACTTCAACACGGAAGTGACCAACAGTAGCGGCCGTGTGTCTTTTCCCATCCCAGAGGACAAACGTCTGGGCATCGGAGTCTACCCAGTCAAAATGGTTGTCAG GGGTGACCACACATTTGCAGACAGCTACTTGACAGTTATTCCACGTGGCACAGAGTTTGTGGTATTCAGTATCGATGGGTCATTTGCTGCCAGCGTGTCAATCATGGGCAGTGATCCCAAAGTGCGTGCAGGAGCCGTGGATGTTGTCAG ACACTGGCAGGATTTAGGCTATTTGATCATCTATGTGACAGGACGACCAGACATGCAGAAGCAGCGGGTTGTGGCTTGGTTGTCTCAGCACAACTTCCCTCATGGCATTGTCTCCTTCTGTGATGGCCTGGTCCACGACCCACTCAGACACAAGGCCAACTTCCTCAAGTCCCTGACAGAG GCTCACTTGAAGATATTTGCTGGCTATGGATCAACAAAAGACATCTCAGTCTACACGTCCATtggcctccctccctcccaaaTATACATTGTTGGTAGACCATCCAAAAAGATGCAGCATCAGTGCCag TTCATCACAGAGGGATATGCAGCTCATTTGTCCCAGCTGGAGTACAACCACCGTTCTCGGCCAGCTAAGTCCAGCAGTGCACGCATGGTGCTACGTAAAGGCAGCTTTGGCCTGGGTGCAAACAGCGACTTCCTGAGAAAGAGGAACCACCTGCTGCGCACCATCTCCTCCCAGCCAGCTCCCAGTTCCCCAACAGGCAGCATCCACAACAGACCAGAGCGCACACAGAGCCAATCAGACGGTGAGCGGCTAGATGGCGCTTACAGCCACAGCCAGGGAGCAACACAGCGCAGCATGAGCATCACCGCCGGCTGCTGGggccgcagcagcagcaccaagctGGAACCAGGCGTTCTCAGCCCCAAATGA